TTTATTGAGCTTTGGTGCCGGCACCGTGCCGGGCAGGCAGCGCCcgagggatggggacagggccGGGCGGTCACTGCTGGACCCTGCGGATGGACTGCACCTGGCCCGTCTGCGCATGGGAGCCCCACTCCCGCACGTGCTTGTACTCGCCGGCGCCGCTGTCGCTCTCCAGCAGGTACTGGAAGCCGCGGTACCCCGGGTACTGCGAGCAGACCCACCTGGAGCAGAAGGCAGCGCGtctcagggctgggggcaccgtGACGGGGCTGGAGACGCCCGGTGCCGCGGGTCCCGCTGCCCCCGCTACTCACGCGCCGGAGCAGACGAGGAAGGAGCCGACGgcgctgctgccccagcccagggcgGGCAGCGAGGGGCAGTCGTCGCTCAGctcccccctcctgccctggaAGTTCTCCTGCTCGAACAGCATCAGCCGGCTGCGCCGGTGGTCCTGCAGCGAGAGGGCACCGCGTGGGCacagccaccccctgccccctgccccctgccccctgccccctgcccatcTCCCCATCCAGGGCCATCGGGGGTCCGGCACAGCCCCATGCCGGGCCCTACTCACGGCGCAGGCGATGGGGCGGAAGGAGCACATCCTGTCCACGCGGTAGGCGTTGCTGCCGCTCCACGCCTCCCAGCACGGGTACTCGCCGCGCTCCAGCACGAACTGCTGCCCCTGGAAGCCGCAGTGCTCGAAGCCTGCCCAGCTGCCGGGGAGGTGCGGTGAgcgcccccagcacccagcgcccccagcacccagcacccccggCAGCCCCCTGCGCTCCCCACAGGAGGCAGCCCCATGGTTTGGGTGGCAGAGGGCACCCAGTGCCTccgcctgcccctgcagccccccgccccgcacTCACGCCCCGCTCTCGATCTTGAAGGAGCGGACGGTGCTGAAGCCGTGCTCCGGGGTGCTGTAGCAGTCGGTGGTGAACTCGTGCCTCTTGCCCTGGAAGAAGGGCTCGTCCCACACCACGATCTGGGGAGCACGGGCGGATCAGAGGCTCTGCAGGCGCAGAGGCCCCCAGCAGCCGCTGCGCCCCCGTGCCCGGGTATCCgcggggctcagcccctgctcctgctcctccccggCCTCCCGCACCTTCCAGAGACCCGAGGCCGTCCTGCGGCGCTGGCTCATGGTGGTTCTGtgcaggagaagaggaggctggtGCGGGGCTGCTGGCACACCACTGCCTGGCCCCGGGGCCACGCGCTGCCTCCTGCGCTTACCGGGGTGAGGAGCTGCGCACGGAGAGGTGGCGCGGCcggcagccctggggcagggtTTTTATAGCTCCAGACAGAGCCAGGCCGGGAGGGCATTATGGAAAGCCCTAACTCAGCACACGGCGGGAGGAGGGACCGGGCGGAACAAaggcagggctgcggggaggctgGAGAGTGGGGGCACCAGGGCTCCCAGTGACCCCAGACCTGTGGAGCTGGGGCATCACCCTGaagcctgccctgctccccaggggagcccttcccctgctccaggctctgctgggaCCACGAccagaggtgtccctgcctgtctACACCAGGGGTTTGGCACGTGCAGTGCAGGGAGGAAGGCCAAAACCTTTGTGTGTGGAGGAGCTCACTGTCCgtgctggggcagagcagctctccCCAGGGGCCAGGGCAGCTCTTTGCAGGAAAAGCACGAAGCAAAGCCCCCGAGCATCACAACAAGCAGGGAGCGGGGGCGCAGCAAAGCAGAGGGCAGATCCTCGAGGGCAGGAAGGGGTCCAAAGGCACAGGTCAAGATTTCGGGGTCCCTGCAGCAGTCTGCTGCCTCTGTGCTCAGGGACCTGGGAAGAACCCcacagccagagcagcgtggggaagccccaggagcagagctcagcccctcCAGGCATCAAAATGCCCCATCCGaaggctgctggggctgggagggagaagTGGAGGCAGCAGaacgggggctgcagggcgggCAGGAGCTGCCGGTCAGTGCTCAGGAGCCATGGGCAAGGCAGAGAGGTTAAAAGAAACCACCCTGGCTCTAAGAGGCAGCAAATGCaacttaaaatagaaatacgtctaacaaacatgaaaatgaatgcaaattGAAAGCCGAGAGCCACGAAAGCTGGCTGCTATGAGGAAAgggagctgcccccgggggtgcCAGGAGGTACGGGAGCACCGCGTGCACCCAGCCGTGCTGCCACGGGAACGGCGGGCGGTCGATAAaactgcagggagaggagagatcAATAAATGCTTGGTGTTTTGGGAAGCAGCCCTGATGGTGCAGCTGAGCCACGTGGCTGCAAGTTAACACTTCACCCccggggggaaggaggggatggCGGCTGGCAGCCCCTGTGCAGGGCTCTGCGCTCAGCGCGCTGCTCGGGGCATTACTGCTGCCCGTGCTGAGTGCTGGCACGGCAGCAGGAGCACCGGGAGCCTTGGAGGCTTTGACAGAACAGGGAGGAGACAAGTGCCGGGGGTTCAAACGGGAACCAGGACCACGGCTGGCAAGCTGCTCGGCCGGGCAGGGGGGCTCCCCAgggtgcctggggctggcaggcaggGATGGCACGGGACGGCCAGCTGGAGCATCCTCAGAGGAGAAGGCTGTTTTTAGGGACTGAGATATTCAGAAAGTGTCGGCTTTGATTGCACATCTCCAGGGAAAAACCCTCAGGAACAACTCTTGAAGCATTTTGTAGCAGTGAAGTCTGGCAACCTGGCATCCTCGGGGCAGAGCACTCGGGTGCTGAGCGGTACGGAGGGAAGTTTAAAGCGAGATCAGTGGAGGTCAGAGGGGCAGTGAGAAAGCAGCCGGGCTGACCCAGGGCAGGGTTAATGCAAAGCCAGGCTGGGGAACCTGCAGGCGCTgcccccagggctgagctctccCTGTGCCAAAAGCTGGGGGTCCGGACAGGGGGGCTGGGAGCAATCCCCGGCTCTGCCCAGCTTGGTGCCAGCACCGGGCTGGGCTCCTGCTCCCGGCGGTGGGCACAGGGCAGCTGTAGGGCTGTTTTCGGGCCAGCTgtggggcacggggctggtgcACCATGCCCAGCCGTggcgctgctggagctgggtgctggagcCGGGTGCCGGTGCGGGTCCAGGCGCGGGGGCTATATATGCCCTGCATGGGCGCGCGGGTGCCAGCGCGCTGCAAAGTGGCACGGTCAGGCCTTCTGTTGTGCCGCGGGCACAAAGGAAAGTGCTGGGTTCAGCAGCTGGGCACGGGGCCGGGGAGAGGCTTCCAGCGCGGTGCGGGATGTGATGACGGGGCGGCCGCGCAGACACTGATGAGCTCGCACTTCCTTTGTGCGCCCGCCCGGGGCCTGCCCTTGCCAGGCTATAAAGTGGGGGCCCCGCTGCACCCCGAAACACAAGCCCGCTCACTCcaacaagaagcagcagctgcccaggtAAGAGGACCAAGTGCCCGCGCTGCAGCACTGGCTCCAGCTGGTCCcgagggggggagagagaaacaCAGGGGCTCGTCCGTGCCCAGCACCGTGCCACTGCTTGGGGCACCCCAAGCCCATCACAGAGCTCCGGCACCCCACTGCCCTCTGTGGGGGCTGCTGGATAACCCTAAACCATGGTGCCACCATCGGGGTGCCCCCGAGAGGTCCACACACGAAGGGGGGTGTGCCCTGCCCGCCCCACGCACACCCGTGTGGGACAGCCCTggtgcaggatcaggccctggggagggcagggagtgGGAGCGGGGAGCTCAGGGCACCCCCGCACAGCAAGACCATGCTGGGGGCTCTCCTGGGCACAGAAGGGGAGCGTGGTGAgtgccacctcctgctgcccaggcaggacctgctgcctctgcccggcctgcctggggagcccccagctcctcgcCCCATGCTGTGACCCTCCTCACCCCAATGCCACCCCAATGCCACCGTCCCTGGGGCCGGGTGGGGTGTCCCACGGCCGTGCCCCCACTAACCTGCGGCTGGCGTCTCTGCTCCCAGACCTGAGCTGACCACCACAATGTCTGAGACCACGAAAACCACCGCTGCGGAGGACAAGGAGAAGGCACAAGCTCCATCCTCCGACCCCACACCCGTCACCAACAGCAAGGGCGAGGAGCCCGCCGCAGAAGCTTTCCGGGTAAGCCCCGCACATCCCCGCGGGGAGGGACAGGGTCCCAGGGTGAGGGGCAGCCTGGGCGGCCAAGGGGAACGGACCCTCAGCCCCcgccagcagcagggggaacatggctggtgctggccctgcctggcagcagctctcgGGGCAGAGGACTCAGGGAATTGCTGCAGCACCGGGTACGATGTGGGTTTGCCACGCGGGATGCTCCCGGTTCCCCTCGGCCAGGACATCTTGTTTGAGAGCACAGGTCTTGGAATTGCTCTCCCCACGCCCCAGTTtcggggctgggtgctgccacaAGGCCACCGTGGCCCCGAGGAGCCCTgtgaggagggcaggagctgagcacaaGGAGCCCCGCGGTGCTGCCGGGGTGATGGGGACAGCACCGAAaggctggggtgctgctggggagctgcatcGGGGCTGGAGACGAGGGGTGAGCCGTGAGGGTGCCCCGTGACAGCTCCACGGTGCCAGGCACAGGGGGCACGGTGCAGGTACAGCCCCTGGCCCCACAGCTCCATCCCGACCCTGCTGTACCCACTGCGGGGGCACCAGCACGGGGACCCCCGGCGTGGCCACGGCACCCAGAGCAGGGAGCGGCTGTCGGGGGGGACCTCGGTGTGCCGGGACACGCGGCCCCATGCCCTGCCCgagcccttccctctgcccccagaTCATCGTCTTCGAGCAGGAGAACTTCCAGGGCAGGCAGATGGAGTTCACCGCCGAGTGCCTGAACCTGGCCGACTGCGGCTTCGAGCGGGTGCGCAGCGTCATTGTCAGCTCCGGACCGTGAGTGACCCTGCCCCGGAGGGACCCGTGCCCGTGGGGACACCGCGGCCTGGGGGTGCAGGGTGATGCGTGGgcatctcctgcagctgggcacagcGCCCGTCCCCCCCCAGTGACAAGGGTGGTGGGCGCGGGGTTGGCTGCTGGGGCCGAGCAGTGGTCTCTGTGCCCGGGGGTGTCTGAGCTCCTGCCCCCCCCAtgggctgggacagggcagtgGGCTCGGTCCCGGCACCCACGGATATTTTGGGTGCTGGGAGCCCAGCTCGGCCGCCCCGCGGGCTGgtggagcaggagaggagccTGACCCCTCGTGCcaccctgcccctctccccagctGGGTGGCCTACGAGCAAGCCAACATGCGCGGGGAGATGTTTGTCCTGGAGAAGGGTGAGTACCCTCGCTGGGACACCTGGTCCAGCAGCTACCGGAGCGACTGCTTCATGTCCATGCGTCCCATCAGGATGGTGAGTGGCCCGGGGAGGAGGTGGCTctggccggggctggggctgtgtccGTGCCGCACGGTGCCCGGTCGCTGCGAGTGCCATCCGCCCAGCCCAGCGCCTCCCCGCTGTCCTCCCCAGGAGGCTGAGGACCACAAAATCTCCCTGTACGAGTCTGCTGACTTCAAGGGCAACAAGATGGACATCCAGGAGGACGACGTGCCCAGCCTCTGGGCTTACGGCTTCTGCGACCGCGTGGGCAGCGTGAAGGTGCCCAGTGGAACGTAagccgggctgcagcccccccagctccctgcgcTGTGGGGGGCTCCGCGTGCTGCCTCCTGGGCGCAGGGGGTGTCCCGCAGGCAGCGGGGCACAGTCGGGCAGCGGGGACCCCGGGCAGGGTTCCGTGGTGGGGATGTTTTTGGGTGGGTTCACGGCTCGGCAGCTCACACCCGTGTGCTCTCCCCGCAGCTGGGTCGGGTACCAGTACCCGGGGTACCGGGGCTACCAGTACCTCTTTGAGACCGGGGACTTCAGGCACTGGAACGACTGGTGCGCCTTCCAGCCGCAGCTGCAGTCCATCCGGCGCGTCAGGGACATGcagtgggagcagaggggcgcccACCCCGGCCCCAACGCCCCCTCCGACTGAGCGCCCCCACCacgggcggccccggcccccccggcccccccgcgcGGTGCTGAGCGGAGCCTGCCCCGGGGGGAAATAAAGAGTGAGACGGTGCCGGTGGTGCTGCCAGCTGCGGGGGGGCGCCGGGAGATgatgggtgctgggtgctgggtgttGGGTGCCGCCCCCGCGCCTTGGTGCACGCCGTTTGCACGCACACACGCGGGGCACAAGCGCCCCCCGGGGAGCACGGGCACGGCACGGGGAGGCGCGGGGGGGGCGGGCCAGcagccggtgccggtgcccatACCCGTACCCATACCCATACCCATGCCCGTTCCCGTTCCCGTTCCCGCacccggtgccggtgccggtgcccgcCCCGTGCCCGTTcccgcgccccccccgccgcAGGACGCATGCGCAGCGGGGCGGCGCGGGGATCCCGGCCCCTCGTGCGCGTGACGTCGCCGCGTCCCCGCcggcggcaccggcaccgggcacGGGAACGGGAGCGGGAGCGGTgagtgggggggtgggggggcggcgggcaccgagcgggcggcggcgggggcgggggcggggcgcggccgtgcgcggtgcccggtgcccggtacCCGGTAcccggtgcccccggtgcccccggcaGCCCGCAccgggccgggcagcgccgagccccgcagccccgagcagccccgTCCCGGAGCCCCGCGCTGCCGGTAGCGCCCTGCCCGCAGCGCGTCCCCCTGCCGCCGGCACAGCCCCGGGgaacgggacgggacggggacgggatggggacgggatggggtcgggatggggacaggatggggacgGTGCGCACCGGGCGC
This genomic stretch from Anas acuta chromosome 17, bAnaAcu1.1, whole genome shotgun sequence harbors:
- the CRYBA4 gene encoding beta-crystallin A4; translation: MSQRRRTASGLWKIVVWDEPFFQGKRHEFTTDCYSTPEHGFSTVRSFKIESGAWAGFEHCGFQGQQFVLERGEYPCWEAWSGSNAYRVDRMCSFRPIACADHRRSRLMLFEQENFQGRRGELSDDCPSLPALGWGSSAVGSFLVCSGAWVCSQYPGYRGFQYLLESDSGAGEYKHVREWGSHAQTGQVQSIRRVQQ
- the CRYBB1 gene encoding beta-crystallin B1 isoform X2, yielding MSETTKTTAAEDKEKAQAPSSDPTPVTNSKGEEPAAEAFRIIVFEQENFQGRQMEFTAECLNLADCGFERVRSVIVSSGPWVAYEQANMRGEMFVLEKGEYPRWDTWSSSYRSDCFMSMRPIRMVSGPGRRWLWPGLGLCPCRTVPGRCECHPPSPAPPRCPPQEAEDHKISLYESADFKGNKMDIQEDDVPSLWAYGFCDRVGSVKVPSGTWVGYQYPGYRGYQYLFETGDFRHWNDWCAFQPQLQSIRRVRDMQWEQRGAHPGPNAPSD
- the CRYBB1 gene encoding beta-crystallin B1 isoform X1 — encoded protein: MSETTKTTAAEDKEKAQAPSSDPTPVTNSKGEEPAAEAFRIIVFEQENFQGRQMEFTAECLNLADCGFERVRSVIVSSGPWVAYEQANMRGEMFVLEKGEYPRWDTWSSSYRSDCFMSMRPIRMEAEDHKISLYESADFKGNKMDIQEDDVPSLWAYGFCDRVGSVKVPSGTWVGYQYPGYRGYQYLFETGDFRHWNDWCAFQPQLQSIRRVRDMQWEQRGAHPGPNAPSD